One stretch of Acropora muricata isolate sample 2 chromosome 12, ASM3666990v1, whole genome shotgun sequence DNA includes these proteins:
- the LOC136892954 gene encoding F-box/LRR-repeat protein 7-like isoform X2 produces the protein MNGSGLMIPRKELTVPDFLRSKDESDRNSVVENQGRGQKLKASLDRTPRNSERYYRKMNGEHKAHEHSTDQKQHQEGKRMPKLQENSQVVEGTIIRGHNGTSADSLERLGPSAKSQLKTVNRQKSHNWMETDSLQSSSSQSLTEPISTMSSDKDKFSVSVRDHSELVRKGIISNGTLSSVGKYHLHGAADSYVEDDVDSPLSTQRSSNFNSSIGYNESSPEQSNRKVKRKDSLQARLRSRITKQERANKTVPRVRYDSDSTTVSDHSAFGDVTPMYSSRRKSTPGLNSLNDLPEDLLIFIFSHLPSRDLCRASGVCSKWQKLCWDPLLWSTISISNYQDSDINKVLRTILTKLAMDTQGYCLNVLTIKLNGCELLADKGLGFIARFCIDLEGLDVSGCCCITSKGLHEVLTNCRAVTQLNVTGCTCVNSLSAPVAVANGLGLGQNGTSLKLRHLDLSDCAAFDDLGLRVVSLSCGLLESLYLRRCNRVTDVGIKHVAQHCSRLKELSISDCFKVRDFSLKEIAKHCASLKYLSAAKCPVTDTGIKLIGKHCIKLKYVNIRGCEAVTDVGITHIVQNCLKLRSLDAGKCDITDNGLHIIGIHCPQLKKLSVRGCDRVTDMGIRTIAAQCCSLQYLNVQECSLNYKTFMYIREHCKNCVIEHTCPAFF, from the coding sequence ATGAATGGATCAGGATTAATGATACCTAGAAAGGAGTTAACAGTTCCAGATTTTCTCAGGAGCAAGGATGAAAGTGACAGAAACAGTGTTGTAGAAAATCAAGGGAGAGGGCAGAAGCTTAAGGCTTCCCTTGACAGAACACCAAGAAATAGTGAAAGATATTACAGGAAAATGAATGGAGAACACAAAGCACATGAACACTCAACTGATCAAAAACAACACCAGGAAGGGAAACGCATGCCTAAACTGCAGGAGAACAGCCAGGTTGTCGAAGGAACAATTATTAGAGGGCACAATGGTACAAGTGCTGACTCGCTAGAAAGGCTAGGGCCATCTGCAAAGAGTCAGTTAAAAACTGTTAATCGACAAAAGTCACATAACTGGATGGAAACTGACAGCTTGCAAAGTTCTTCTTCACAATCACTTACTGAACCAATTTCTACCATGTCATCTGACAAAGATAAATTCAGTGTTTCTGTGCGGGATCATAGTGAGCTTGTTCGAAAAGGAATTATTTCCAATGGAACTCTTTCCTCTGTTGGCAAGTATCATTTACATGGTGCTGCTGACAGTTATGTTGAAGACGACGTGGATTCACCTCTATCGACACAGAGAAGCAGTAATTTCAATTCCAGCATTGGTTACAATGAAAGCTCGCCTGAGCAATCCAATCGTAAGGTTAAGAGGAAGGACTCTTTGCAAGCCCGTCTCCGCAGCAGAATTACTAAACAGGAGAGAGCAAACAAGACTGTTCCAAGAGTTAGGTATGACAGTGACTCCACTACAGTCAGTGATCACAGTGCATTCGGGGATGTCACTCCGATGTACTCTTCCCGGAGAAAATCAACTCCTGGATTAAATTCGTTGAATGACCTTCCAGAAGATCTTCTGATCTTCATCTTTTCTCATTTACCGTCAAGAGATCTTTGCAGGGCATCAGGTGTATGCTCCAAATGGCAGAAATTGTGCTGGGACCCATTGCTCTGGTCAACCATTAGTATTAGTAATTACCAAGACAGTGATATCAATAAAGTGCTTCGAACCATCTTGACCAAGTTAGCAATGGACACTCAGGGTTATTGCCTCAATGTACTCACAATCAAATTGAATGGCTGCGAACTTCTGGCCGACAAAGGCTTGGGATTTATTGCGCGATTCTGTATCGATCTTGAAGGCCTCGATGTCTCTGGTTGTTGTTGTATCACAAGCAAAGGACTGCACGAGGTCTTAACAAACTGCCGAGCAGTTACTCAGCTGAACGTCACTGGGTGTACTTGTGTCAATAGCTTATCAGCTCCTGTCGCAGTAGCCAATGGTTTGGGCTTGGGGCAGAATGGTACAAGCCTCAAATTGAGGCACTTAGATTTGAGCGACTGTGCAGCTTTTGATGATCTGGGTCTTAGAGTTGTCAGTCTGAGCTGTGGATTACTAGAAAGCCTCTACCTTCGCAGATGCAATCGTGTTACAGATGTTGGCATCAAACACGTCGCTCAGCACTGTTCTCGGCTTAAAGAACTGAGCATCAGTGACTGTTTTAAAGTGAGGGATTTTAGCTTGAAAGAAATAGCCAAGCACTGTGCAAGCTTGAAGTATCTTAGTGCAGCAAAATGTCCAGTGACTGATACTGGCATAAAACTCATTGGAAAACACTGCATTAAGTTGAAGTACGTGAACATCAGAGGCTGCGAAGCTGTGACTGATGTCGGCATAACCCACATTGTTCAAAACTGTTTGAAACTGAGATCGCTTGATGCCGGCAAGTGTGACATCACTGATAATGGGTTACACATCATCGGCATTCATTGCCCTCAGCTTAAGAAACTGAGTGTGCGGGGTTGCGATCGTGTGACAGACATGGGCATCAGGACCATTGCTGCACAGTGTTGTAGCTTGCAGTACTTGAATGTACAAGAATGCAGCTTGAATTACAAAACTTTCATGTACATCAGGGAGCATTGTAAAAACTGTGTTATTGAACACACCTGTCCTGCATTTTTCTAG